From the Candidatus Bathyarchaeota archaeon genome, one window contains:
- a CDS encoding glycosyltransferase family 4 protein: protein MRIAFFVWEYPPALVGGLGTYAEYITQEYVEIGHDVSVFTLNPGGLKTREILRGVEVHRPVIADASSVFPFFVVDDLKKWGTNIKLFNDIFIYNVLSATKFLNNLIKKERYHFDVVCVHDWLSSIAGLVIKNDSKIPVVFHTHSTEWGRSGGHGSEVVSHFENAMAQKANRVITVSHAMQQDLIQHGWPSSKISVVWNGVDTNRYDPNKVSKNAVAALRESYGIPEDWNMILFVGRLTWVKGVRNILQAMPAVLKEHPKTKLVILGKGEEQSDITETAERLNIKDNVVYRFDFVLEQQRILHYAACDLCVFPSLYEPFGIVSLEAMAMEKPVVVGARGVVGFKEQVVNSGEDQNGVHVNGEDPVDIAWGIGEVLRDPDQAKEWGKNGRKRVLEIFTWRKVADETLKIYESLLR, encoded by the coding sequence TTGAGGATTGCTTTTTTTGTCTGGGAGTACCCACCTGCGTTGGTAGGCGGTTTAGGAACTTATGCAGAATACATAACACAAGAGTACGTTGAAATCGGGCATGACGTATCAGTTTTCACCTTAAACCCAGGGGGTTTGAAAACCCGCGAAATCCTGCGGGGCGTGGAAGTTCACCGTCCCGTGATTGCTGATGCAAGCAGCGTTTTCCCGTTTTTTGTTGTAGACGACCTTAAGAAATGGGGAACCAACATCAAACTTTTCAACGACATATTCATCTACAACGTCCTGAGCGCAACCAAATTCCTCAATAACCTGATAAAAAAAGAGAGATACCATTTTGATGTAGTCTGCGTACATGACTGGCTAAGCAGCATCGCAGGTCTTGTCATCAAGAATGACTCCAAAATCCCCGTGGTTTTCCACACTCACAGCACCGAATGGGGAAGAAGCGGCGGACACGGCTCCGAAGTAGTAAGCCACTTCGAAAACGCCATGGCGCAAAAAGCCAACCGCGTAATAACCGTTAGCCACGCAATGCAACAAGACCTCATACAGCATGGCTGGCCGTCCTCAAAAATCAGTGTAGTCTGGAACGGCGTTGACACTAACCGTTATGACCCAAACAAAGTCAGCAAAAACGCCGTGGCAGCTCTGCGTGAAAGCTACGGCATACCAGAAGACTGGAACATGATACTTTTCGTTGGCAGACTCACATGGGTAAAGGGAGTACGAAATATCCTGCAAGCCATGCCCGCCGTACTCAAAGAGCACCCCAAAACCAAACTTGTCATACTAGGAAAAGGCGAAGAACAAAGTGACATAACAGAAACCGCCGAACGCCTAAACATCAAAGACAACGTAGTCTACCGCTTCGACTTCGTCCTCGAGCAGCAACGCATCTTGCACTACGCCGCCTGCGACCTATGCGTCTTCCCCAGCTTGTATGAACCCTTTGGCATAGTTAGCCTAGAAGCTATGGCTATGGAAAAACCCGTAGTCGTAGGAGCAAGAGGCGTCGTGGGTTTCAAAGAGCAAGTCGTAAATTCAGGCGAAGACCAAAACGGCGTCCACGTCAACGGCGAAGACCCAGTCGACATTGCATGGGGCATTGGAGAGGTTCTGCGTGACCCCGATCAAGCCAAAGAATGGGGCAAAAACGGACGCAAACGAGTCTTGGAAATCTTTACGTGGAGAAAAGTAGCCGACGAAACCCTGAAAATCTACGAATCCCTGCTCCGCTAA
- a CDS encoding 6-phosphofructokinase encodes MKTIGIVTTGGDAPGMNAAIRAVTRIAHSKDLQVLGFERGWGGLLENNFRQLNPRNVGGIVQLGGTILHTARCPPFKTEAGLKKAAQTLEQNGVEGLVVIGGDGSIRGALDLTKYCSTQMVALPATIDNDVYGTDETIGFDTAVNTGVAEIDKIRDTAISHERIFIVEVMGRQRGFLALTVGISVGAEVILVPEHRCNIEAVVSTLKANALKGKRAGIVVAAEGCGKVNKVAHDIEKQTGSEVRLTILGYVQRGGSPTARSRLLASLFAEKAVDLLLQGKANKVVGMQNGKVSNIPLEESAGNSKQLNPDLIKLAEMLST; translated from the coding sequence TTGAAGACTATTGGTATTGTTACGACTGGTGGGGATGCGCCAGGTATGAATGCTGCTATTCGTGCAGTTACCCGTATTGCGCACTCAAAGGACTTGCAGGTTTTAGGTTTTGAACGCGGCTGGGGAGGACTCCTCGAAAACAATTTCAGGCAGTTGAATCCGCGCAACGTTGGAGGAATTGTGCAGTTGGGCGGCACTATTTTGCATACGGCGCGTTGTCCCCCATTCAAAACCGAGGCGGGACTCAAGAAGGCAGCCCAGACTTTGGAGCAAAACGGCGTAGAAGGCTTAGTCGTGATTGGCGGAGACGGCTCAATTCGTGGTGCATTAGACTTAACCAAGTACTGTAGCACACAAATGGTCGCGCTTCCAGCAACCATAGACAACGACGTCTACGGCACAGACGAAACCATAGGATTTGACACCGCAGTCAACACTGGCGTGGCAGAAATTGACAAAATCCGCGACACCGCGATCTCTCACGAACGCATATTCATAGTAGAAGTCATGGGTCGTCAACGTGGATTCTTGGCGTTGACGGTGGGGATAAGCGTAGGCGCTGAAGTTATACTGGTTCCTGAGCACCGCTGCAACATCGAAGCTGTGGTTAGCACCCTAAAAGCCAACGCGCTTAAAGGAAAAAGAGCGGGCATAGTGGTGGCTGCAGAGGGATGCGGCAAAGTCAACAAAGTCGCTCATGATATCGAAAAACAAACAGGCTCCGAAGTGAGACTGACCATACTGGGTTACGTCCAAAGAGGCGGCAGCCCAACTGCACGAAGCAGGCTCTTAGCCAGTTTGTTTGCAGAAAAAGCAGTTGATTTGCTGTTGCAGGGAAAAGCAAACAAAGTGGTGGGCATGCAAAACGGCAAAGTCTCAAACATCCCCTTAGAGGAATCCGCTGGCAACTCCAAGCAACTCAACCCTGATTTGATAAAACTCGCAGAAATGCTATCCACATAA
- a CDS encoding divalent-cation tolerance protein CutA: MQTAYIVVLVTTNSKSEAKNIAQKLLEEKLIACANVVGPVSSYFRWNGKIDHEEEFLVLMKSRQDLFESISARVKALHSYKVPEVIALPVVAGEKAYLAWLNESLD, translated from the coding sequence GTGCAAACAGCCTACATAGTTGTGCTTGTTACAACAAACAGTAAATCTGAAGCGAAAAACATAGCCCAAAAGCTGCTTGAGGAAAAGCTGATTGCCTGCGCTAATGTGGTTGGTCCTGTTTCGTCTTATTTCCGCTGGAACGGCAAAATTGACCATGAAGAGGAGTTCTTGGTTTTAATGAAGTCGCGCCAAGACTTGTTTGAATCCATATCGGCAAGGGTTAAAGCTTTGCATAGTTATAAGGTCCCTGAGGTTATTGCTTTGCCTGTTGTTGCGGGCGAAAAAGCATACCTTGCATGGCTGAATGAGTCGCTGGATTAG
- a CDS encoding AAA domain-containing protein produces MRDEDYLKDSVTPKTIGELPTLAASGIAEYIRFNCCPRFFKLKLDKTDEHSRNWQKAFKPVSPLLFSTGKALEEQKIAELKDKATQYYDFSKKYDPRHIGWRSAWKNSLRELTAVIENQLANADPNGAPVLLYQVPMIGRIGVWEVPGIADLIGVWPCGDGKVRVRIFELKSSWKEQTAHRIQVAIYVMLLSGELADLASKIEFEGGVINKETDLTNLSASCLPRFKLDPLIQDVERLLCENGELNRIHQTPLSEVEYQLCWRCDNCGFNEFCIIDAVEAESIALLNLSRGEQNTLKNYGIKQLEDLARLKAVPNASALRPYDFKGTRAVDKEKVSLLTTDPVVGSKIDGIIERSQFMLGGIRPNSPFALKSRCMPWIPGTGYGSLPEDSPATADWQLSFMPDGMIRVYLFVEWDYMLDVISLISARVSCTKYRGETVSVSKIIKRLPDEHKEGLDEEKNLLEAFFKDLTDAITKIAVDIESPEEAPIHLYFFSRYERDILMEAVRRQPSLISAKAVRDLLGLRQAIDQPMFSIIQDEVQHRKALKYHSSGLLPILEQTPYFDRQKWRAKRKDDSSADLNLIFHDGFFNYIRPYSRNPNGTIHFIEGIDRLNQKEGFYPARARFGNQIPIEYVWGAKGRLDTYDEGGKHANALLERRKWCDYAKTRRITDEELTLMGEKLCLVLEHIERFLSIRNRRLGKKPINIPKIAEFSLGPATLERSCREFLDLEYFAKRQDLYQHYALMPNQRVASGRSVIFECTNVFESERDFTVQGKLLYEGIGLPKADCVANACRVKGSDGSSSGDWMVITELRRNEHGLFEEAHERAPSKVANSARVIINKVDLKKSKITVKVVTWPSGRGSKYLPWHNLPTTDPQKAQTKRGMQLFEAGRFYIVDELADDILSERAARCLDYAKTNALYCLLEEFLTGKPCTGTHKPLPKQAAECFLSWIDTGEFPPNPEQRRFIDKVFDEEPIVMLQGPPGTGKTQTLQLTLLAHVAAHRAVSNCRVLMVAPTHKAIQEFVSKLSLSWRQYHNAGGHDLDDLKIYRVLSNDVSMVNALEGVTYVNYNEDEKAVEELTRCLMNQTTLSSEAADNPRFPLVLCVTPPGLYGLMKKIGGLEPPWSEGFFDLLIVDEASMMRVPELILSGSFLSKSSQILVAGDHRQLPPIQTHNWEKEDRRTLEEMASFLSAMDFLRLLRNEDLGNDRITRPPNANIPAERLCESHRCHRVVAEFLREWVYEKDKIEFHSWQEQTLEALEPQTEGLQAVLEPENVFVLIVHDEAQSFQSNLVEALIADSLVRHVNPDSVGVITPHNAQKGLLKNMLADGYADVRVDTVERYQGGEADFIIISTTVSDPDYIRTESDFLLNLNRINVAISRMKKKIVIIASRSIFEFMPGDAKDYDKAILWRGIAQTVGFTAKSAPTWKGTLQDFLGHETNSDPNIEVYTKNSNP; encoded by the coding sequence TTGAGGGATGAGGATTACTTGAAGGATTCAGTTACGCCTAAAACCATAGGCGAGTTGCCTACGTTGGCTGCTTCAGGCATAGCAGAGTACATCAGGTTTAATTGTTGCCCGCGTTTTTTCAAGTTAAAACTTGACAAGACCGACGAGCACAGCCGCAACTGGCAAAAAGCCTTCAAACCCGTAAGCCCCCTGCTGTTTAGCACAGGAAAAGCCCTTGAAGAACAAAAAATCGCCGAACTAAAAGACAAAGCCACCCAATACTACGATTTCAGCAAGAAATACGACCCGCGCCACATCGGCTGGAGAAGCGCATGGAAAAACTCGTTACGTGAGTTAACCGCGGTCATCGAAAACCAGCTCGCAAACGCTGACCCCAACGGCGCGCCTGTACTGCTGTATCAAGTTCCCATGATAGGACGCATAGGCGTTTGGGAGGTTCCAGGCATCGCCGATTTAATTGGCGTCTGGCCTTGCGGGGATGGAAAAGTTCGAGTTAGGATTTTTGAGTTAAAATCGTCTTGGAAGGAGCAAACTGCCCACCGCATCCAAGTTGCAATTTACGTGATGCTTCTTTCAGGAGAGCTTGCCGATTTAGCTTCCAAAATCGAGTTTGAGGGCGGCGTCATAAACAAGGAAACGGATTTGACGAATCTGTCTGCTTCGTGCCTGCCACGGTTTAAGCTGGACCCGTTGATTCAGGACGTGGAGAGGCTTTTGTGCGAAAACGGCGAGCTAAACCGCATTCACCAGACCCCGCTTTCAGAGGTGGAGTATCAGCTTTGCTGGAGATGCGACAACTGCGGTTTTAACGAGTTTTGCATAATTGACGCCGTAGAAGCCGAAAGCATCGCATTGCTAAACCTAAGCAGGGGCGAACAAAACACGCTCAAAAACTACGGGATAAAGCAGCTAGAAGATTTGGCGCGGTTAAAAGCTGTGCCCAACGCCAGTGCCCTGCGCCCGTACGATTTCAAAGGAACCCGCGCTGTAGACAAAGAAAAAGTCAGCTTGCTAACTACTGACCCTGTGGTGGGCTCCAAAATCGACGGCATAATCGAACGCTCACAGTTTATGCTGGGAGGAATCCGCCCCAACAGCCCCTTTGCCCTCAAAAGCCGCTGTATGCCCTGGATTCCAGGAACAGGCTACGGAAGCTTGCCTGAAGATAGCCCCGCCACGGCGGATTGGCAGCTCTCGTTTATGCCTGATGGCATGATTAGAGTGTACTTGTTTGTTGAATGGGACTACATGCTTGATGTTATCTCGTTAATCAGTGCACGGGTAAGCTGCACCAAGTACCGTGGCGAAACCGTGAGCGTCTCCAAAATCATCAAACGCCTGCCCGACGAGCACAAAGAAGGCTTAGACGAAGAAAAAAATCTGCTCGAAGCATTCTTCAAAGACCTAACCGACGCCATAACCAAAATAGCCGTCGACATCGAAAGCCCCGAAGAAGCACCAATTCACCTGTACTTTTTTAGCCGCTATGAACGCGATATTTTGATGGAGGCAGTTCGCAGGCAACCTTCGCTGATAAGCGCAAAAGCCGTTAGGGACTTGCTGGGGCTTAGGCAAGCTATAGACCAGCCGATGTTTTCTATAATCCAAGACGAAGTGCAGCACCGAAAAGCTCTCAAATACCACAGCTCAGGACTCCTACCCATACTCGAGCAAACCCCTTATTTTGACAGACAAAAATGGAGAGCCAAACGCAAAGACGACTCATCCGCTGACCTCAACTTGATCTTCCACGACGGCTTCTTCAACTACATCCGCCCCTACAGCCGCAACCCAAACGGAACAATTCATTTCATCGAAGGCATCGACAGATTAAACCAAAAAGAAGGGTTTTATCCTGCGCGGGCACGTTTTGGAAACCAGATTCCAATCGAGTACGTTTGGGGCGCCAAGGGGCGACTGGATACTTATGATGAGGGGGGCAAACATGCGAATGCTTTGCTTGAGAGACGCAAATGGTGTGACTATGCCAAGACGCGGCGCATAACCGACGAAGAGCTCACGTTAATGGGTGAGAAGCTCTGTCTTGTTTTGGAGCATATTGAACGGTTCTTGTCCATACGTAACAGGCGTCTAGGAAAAAAACCCATAAACATCCCCAAAATCGCCGAGTTCTCATTAGGACCTGCAACGTTGGAGCGCAGCTGCAGGGAATTTTTGGACCTGGAGTACTTTGCTAAACGCCAAGACCTCTACCAGCATTACGCCCTGATGCCTAACCAACGCGTAGCCTCAGGCAGATCAGTTATTTTCGAATGCACCAACGTCTTTGAATCCGAACGTGACTTCACGGTGCAAGGCAAACTGCTCTACGAGGGCATCGGGTTGCCCAAAGCAGACTGCGTAGCCAACGCCTGCCGAGTTAAAGGCTCTGACGGTTCAAGCTCAGGCGACTGGATGGTCATCACCGAACTGCGCCGCAACGAACACGGACTCTTCGAAGAAGCCCACGAACGCGCTCCCTCAAAAGTCGCAAACTCCGCACGTGTAATCATAAACAAAGTCGACTTGAAAAAGTCCAAAATCACCGTCAAAGTCGTCACATGGCCCAGCGGCAGAGGCAGCAAATATCTTCCATGGCATAACCTGCCAACAACTGACCCGCAGAAAGCCCAAACCAAACGAGGCATGCAACTCTTTGAGGCGGGACGATTCTACATTGTGGATGAGTTAGCTGATGATATTTTGTCTGAACGTGCAGCTAGGTGTTTGGATTACGCTAAAACAAATGCGTTGTACTGTTTGCTTGAAGAGTTTTTGACTGGAAAACCCTGTACCGGCACGCACAAACCATTGCCCAAGCAGGCTGCTGAATGCTTCCTAAGCTGGATTGATACAGGAGAGTTCCCGCCAAATCCCGAGCAGCGACGCTTCATCGACAAAGTTTTTGACGAAGAACCCATCGTTATGCTGCAAGGACCCCCAGGAACAGGCAAAACCCAAACATTGCAGCTAACGCTCTTAGCGCATGTTGCGGCACACAGGGCAGTTTCCAACTGCAGAGTCCTAATGGTCGCGCCCACACACAAAGCAATCCAAGAATTCGTCAGCAAACTCTCCCTGTCATGGAGGCAATACCACAACGCAGGCGGACACGACCTTGACGACCTCAAAATCTACCGCGTCCTAAGCAACGACGTCTCCATGGTCAACGCCCTCGAAGGCGTAACGTATGTCAACTACAACGAAGACGAAAAAGCCGTAGAAGAACTAACCCGCTGCCTCATGAACCAAACAACGCTGTCGTCAGAAGCAGCCGATAACCCACGGTTCCCATTAGTGCTATGCGTGACGCCGCCGGGTTTGTATGGGTTGATGAAGAAAATTGGCGGTTTGGAGCCTCCTTGGAGTGAGGGCTTTTTCGATTTGCTCATAGTTGATGAAGCCAGCATGATGCGCGTACCCGAACTCATTCTCTCGGGTTCTTTCCTAAGCAAAAGCAGCCAAATTCTCGTAGCAGGCGACCACCGACAACTCCCACCCATCCAAACACATAACTGGGAAAAAGAAGACCGCCGAACCCTCGAAGAAATGGCTTCGTTCTTATCCGCTATGGATTTTCTGCGGCTGCTACGAAATGAGGATTTGGGAAACGACCGCATAACACGTCCACCTAACGCCAACATACCCGCTGAGCGCCTATGCGAGAGCCACCGTTGCCACAGAGTAGTTGCCGAGTTCTTACGTGAGTGGGTTTACGAGAAAGACAAAATCGAGTTTCATTCGTGGCAGGAGCAGACCTTGGAGGCGTTGGAGCCGCAGACAGAAGGGTTGCAGGCGGTTTTGGAGCCAGAGAACGTTTTTGTTTTGATTGTGCATGATGAAGCGCAGAGTTTTCAGTCCAACTTGGTGGAAGCGTTAATCGCCGACTCGTTGGTTCGCCACGTAAACCCCGACTCGGTTGGGGTAATTACGCCGCATAACGCCCAAAAAGGACTGCTAAAAAACATGCTCGCAGACGGCTACGCAGACGTCCGAGTTGACACCGTTGAACGCTACCAAGGCGGCGAAGCAGACTTTATCATCATATCCACCACCGTCAGCGACCCCGACTACATCCGAACCGAAAGCGACTTCCTACTCAACCTAAACCGCATAAACGTCGCCATCTCACGCATGAAAAAGAAAATCGTCATCATAGCCAGCCGCAGCATCTTCGAATTCATGCCTGGAGACGCCAAAGACTACGACAAAGCCATCCTATGGCGCGGCATCGCCCAAACCGTCGGCTTCACAGCCAAATCAGCCCCCACATGGAAAGGCACCCTACAAGATTTCCTTGGACATGAAACTAATTCCGACCCAAACATTGAAGTCTACACCAAAAACAGCAACCCCTAA
- a CDS encoding PAC2 family protein — MEKGIWIKQHKKADLKDATAIVGAPGLRSIGKLVVDELVKQKNAEPLADLYSTHMPSIYETKPAYAAHPAMPGLGGVIIEQGTPDLPKVQFYANEAPKTVFVRGYHANFEGQYDVASKVADFLFELQVKRVIVVAGYGAKQEPEKKLCCAGTDASVLEELKTKYGVDIGYKGPFMGFSGLVFGLSKLRGIQALCLFASTQPTETDLEAPDNDAAKIIIDKLNQMIQ, encoded by the coding sequence ATGGAAAAGGGCATTTGGATAAAACAGCACAAAAAAGCCGACCTCAAAGACGCCACCGCTATAGTTGGCGCCCCAGGTTTGCGTTCCATAGGCAAATTAGTCGTTGACGAGCTGGTCAAACAAAAAAACGCGGAGCCCCTCGCCGACTTATACTCAACACACATGCCCTCTATCTACGAAACCAAACCCGCATACGCAGCCCACCCCGCCATGCCAGGTCTTGGAGGCGTCATCATCGAACAGGGCACACCCGATTTGCCCAAAGTCCAATTCTACGCAAACGAAGCACCCAAAACAGTTTTTGTCAGGGGTTATCACGCCAATTTTGAGGGCCAGTATGATGTAGCGTCGAAGGTTGCAGATTTTCTTTTCGAATTGCAGGTTAAAAGGGTAATTGTAGTGGCGGGTTATGGCGCAAAACAAGAGCCAGAGAAGAAGCTGTGCTGCGCCGGTACGGACGCCAGTGTTCTTGAGGAATTAAAAACCAAATACGGCGTGGACATCGGCTACAAGGGACCGTTTATGGGTTTTTCAGGGCTTGTTTTTGGTTTATCAAAACTACGCGGAATCCAAGCGCTGTGCCTTTTCGCCAGCACTCAACCCACAGAAACCGACCTAGAAGCCCCAGACAACGACGCAGCAAAAATCATCATAGACAAACTAAACCAGATGATACAGTAA
- a CDS encoding proteasome assembly chaperone family protein, with translation MDVDIKIVKEQMPKDLVLVVGLPGIAYIGKLSVDYLVKQLKAELIGEVYSRYFPPYVVIKEDGLVELLKNELYHYKDEKGQDFVFFTGNAQAFSPEGQYEIADKILDWASQNGVKRVFSVAALVTDKPFETPQVYCTATSPELLEELKKHDVKPLDSGVIGGENGLILGLARKKGLEGACLLAETHGYQLSTGEYVTDAKAAKAALHVVEAVLQLKLDMDPMDKQAKQMDEVVAKMTEIERRVREEMTQSSKRPSYVT, from the coding sequence TTGGATGTTGACATCAAAATTGTGAAGGAGCAAATGCCCAAGGATTTAGTGCTTGTTGTTGGGCTTCCGGGTATTGCGTATATTGGCAAGTTATCTGTTGACTATTTGGTGAAGCAGCTTAAAGCTGAGTTGATTGGAGAGGTTTACTCGCGGTATTTCCCGCCTTACGTTGTGATTAAAGAGGACGGGTTGGTGGAGCTGTTGAAAAATGAGCTGTACCACTACAAGGACGAAAAAGGACAGGATTTTGTGTTCTTCACAGGCAATGCACAGGCGTTTTCTCCTGAAGGACAATACGAAATTGCGGATAAAATCTTGGATTGGGCAAGCCAAAACGGCGTGAAACGGGTTTTCTCGGTGGCAGCTTTAGTTACCGACAAACCGTTTGAGACCCCGCAGGTTTACTGCACCGCAACCAGCCCCGAACTTCTTGAAGAACTCAAAAAACACGATGTTAAACCCTTGGACAGCGGCGTTATCGGTGGAGAAAACGGCTTGATTTTGGGTCTTGCCCGAAAGAAAGGACTAGAAGGTGCCTGTTTGCTGGCAGAAACCCACGGGTACCAGCTATCCACGGGCGAGTACGTCACGGACGCAAAAGCAGCCAAAGCCGCACTGCACGTTGTCGAAGCAGTTTTGCAGCTCAAACTGGACATGGACCCTATGGACAAACAAGCCAAGCAGATGGATGAAGTCGTAGCTAAAATGACCGAGATAGAACGCCGCGTACGCGAAGAAATGACGCAATCCAGCAAACGACCCAGCTACGTCACCTAA
- the trpA gene encoding tryptophan synthase subunit alpha has protein sequence MSKISSVFEQLKAKNEGALIGYITCGDPNPTQTLQIAQSLIRGGVDILELGLPFSDPIADGPTIQAASIRALNAGTTPAKVLDVAKQIRQQSSVPLVIMTYYNPVFKMGLDNFFCQAKNCLVDGIIVPDLPAEEAKDCKQAARCKGVDTIFLAAPSTGNERLRNIVACSSGFLYLVSHFGVTGAKADVSESTIELVQRVLPFTREHIALAVGFGVSKPEHVRRILAAGADGVIVGSAFINIISKNLNDHDAMQKELEATARELKTATLNP, from the coding sequence GTGAGCAAAATAAGCAGCGTGTTCGAGCAGCTCAAAGCCAAAAACGAAGGCGCCCTTATCGGGTACATTACATGCGGCGACCCCAACCCAACTCAGACCCTGCAAATAGCGCAATCCCTAATCCGCGGAGGCGTCGACATACTCGAGTTGGGACTGCCTTTTTCTGATCCCATCGCGGACGGACCAACCATACAAGCCGCAAGCATACGCGCCCTGAACGCAGGAACCACCCCCGCCAAAGTGCTGGATGTGGCAAAGCAGATACGCCAACAAAGCAGCGTCCCCTTAGTCATCATGACCTACTACAACCCCGTCTTCAAAATGGGCTTAGACAACTTTTTTTGCCAAGCCAAAAACTGCCTTGTCGACGGCATAATCGTTCCCGACTTGCCCGCTGAGGAAGCCAAAGACTGCAAACAAGCCGCAAGATGCAAAGGCGTAGACACAATTTTCCTAGCTGCCCCATCCACAGGCAACGAACGCCTACGCAACATCGTGGCTTGCTCTTCAGGTTTCCTATACTTGGTTTCACATTTTGGCGTCACGGGTGCCAAAGCGGATGTTTCGGAGTCAACAATAGAGTTGGTGCAGCGGGTTTTGCCTTTTACGCGTGAGCATATTGCGTTGGCGGTGGGTTTTGGAGTCTCCAAACCTGAGCATGTACGTCGTATACTTGCGGCAGGGGCAGACGGCGTCATAGTCGGTAGCGCATTCATCAACATAATCAGCAAAAACCTCAACGACCACGATGCCATGCAAAAAGAACTTGAAGCAACCGCACGCGAACTAAAAACCGCAACCCTAAACCCTTAA
- the trpB gene encoding tryptophan synthase subunit beta — protein sequence MDGKYGKYGGRFVPEVLMEAITELEEAYNLAKIDEKFTHELSYYLSEYVGRPTTLYFAENLTRQVGGAKIYLKREDLAHGGAHKINNTIGQALLARRMGKPRVIAETGAGQHGVATAMACAALGLKSEVYMGSEDTVRQKLNVFRMKLLGAKVHPVEAGSKTLKDAINEAFRDWVVNLKNTYYLIGSVVGPHPYPMIVRDFQSVIGNELKVEFLDKEGTLPQALVACVGGGSNALGTFYPFEDNPEVKLYGVEAAGEGIETGKHAASLGAGSEGIFHGMHTYILQDEDGQIQNTHSISAGLDYPGVGPEHSFLKSLQRAQYVSATDRETVDAFLALSKLEGIVPALESSHAVAFAMKLAEQMKPDESVVVTLSGRGDKDVETIAAYLGVKM from the coding sequence GTGGACGGGAAATACGGCAAGTACGGCGGACGCTTTGTTCCAGAAGTCTTAATGGAAGCCATAACCGAACTTGAAGAAGCCTACAATCTAGCTAAAATCGACGAAAAATTCACTCACGAACTCTCATATTACTTAAGCGAATACGTCGGTAGACCCACAACGCTTTACTTTGCAGAGAACCTCACAAGGCAGGTAGGCGGAGCCAAAATTTACCTTAAACGCGAAGACCTCGCGCACGGGGGCGCCCACAAAATCAATAACACCATTGGACAGGCGCTTTTGGCACGGCGTATGGGCAAACCGCGCGTTATCGCAGAGACAGGGGCGGGTCAGCATGGCGTGGCGACTGCGATGGCTTGCGCAGCGTTGGGGCTCAAATCCGAAGTCTACATGGGCTCAGAAGACACCGTACGCCAAAAACTGAACGTTTTCCGCATGAAACTGCTGGGCGCAAAGGTACACCCCGTGGAAGCAGGCAGCAAAACCCTCAAAGACGCCATAAACGAGGCGTTCCGCGACTGGGTCGTCAACCTCAAAAACACGTATTACCTAATTGGCTCAGTTGTTGGTCCTCACCCATACCCCATGATTGTGCGTGATTTCCAAAGCGTCATAGGCAACGAACTCAAAGTCGAATTCCTCGACAAAGAAGGAACCCTTCCCCAAGCTTTAGTCGCGTGTGTAGGCGGAGGAAGCAACGCTTTGGGCACGTTTTACCCATTTGAAGATAACCCTGAAGTCAAGCTTTACGGCGTAGAAGCCGCAGGCGAAGGCATAGAAACAGGCAAACACGCCGCATCGCTAGGCGCAGGCTCCGAAGGCATCTTCCATGGCATGCACACCTACATCCTGCAAGACGAAGACGGACAAATCCAAAACACCCACAGCATCTCCGCAGGCTTAGACTACCCCGGCGTAGGTCCTGAGCATTCATTTTTGAAGTCGCTACAAAGAGCACAGTACGTTTCAGCAACCGATAGAGAGACGGTAGATGCGTTTCTTGCCTTATCCAAGCTTGAGGGCATCGTGCCTGCTTTGGAGTCCTCGCATGCAGTGGCGTTTGCCATGAAACTAGCTGAGCAGATGAAGCCTGACGAATCCGTAGTGGTTACGTTGTCGGGTCGTGGTGACAAAGACGTGGAAACCATAGCGGCGTATTTGGGGGTAAAAATGTGA